A single Sulfurimonas aquatica DNA region contains:
- the hypE gene encoding hydrogenase expression/formation protein HypE yields MKTIQLSHGGGGEETNDLISDLFYKHFSNEILLKAEDAAILHINETIAFTTDSFTVSPIFFKGGDIGKLAIAGTVNDLAMMGAKPLYLSSSFIIEEGFSFKELERIVITMKNELAKSGAKIVCGDTKVVPKGSLDKIFINTAGIGALKTDGISAHNIQEGDAIIVSRDFGRHGATILAAREGIELDSDLESDCETLWPAVEALINSGIKVNALRDATRGGLAAVLNEWALSSNVCIEVEEEKLPVCDEVQGICEMLGFEAYDFANEGTFILSVSKDDVEKVLDVLKEFDFSSNATYIGSVTNEKPKKVILHSAWGSRRYLELPKGELLPRIC; encoded by the coding sequence ATGAAAACTATTCAACTATCTCATGGTGGCGGTGGAGAAGAGACAAATGATCTCATAAGTGACCTATTCTACAAGCACTTTAGTAATGAGATACTTCTAAAGGCTGAAGATGCGGCTATTTTACATATAAATGAGACTATCGCGTTTACAACGGATAGCTTTACGGTGAGTCCCATATTCTTTAAAGGTGGCGACATCGGTAAACTTGCAATTGCGGGAACTGTAAACGACCTCGCCATGATGGGAGCAAAACCACTCTACCTTAGCTCTTCGTTTATTATCGAAGAGGGTTTTTCATTTAAAGAGCTTGAGAGAATCGTTATAACAATGAAAAATGAACTTGCTAAGAGTGGAGCTAAAATAGTCTGTGGTGATACAAAAGTTGTTCCAAAAGGCTCACTCGATAAAATCTTCATAAATACCGCAGGCATAGGAGCACTTAAAACAGATGGCATCTCCGCTCACAATATACAAGAGGGAGACGCCATCATCGTCTCTAGAGATTTTGGAAGACATGGAGCTACGATATTAGCGGCACGTGAAGGAATAGAGTTAGATAGTGATTTAGAGAGTGACTGTGAGACTCTATGGCCTGCCGTTGAAGCTCTTATAAACTCTGGCATTAAAGTAAACGCTCTAAGAGACGCAACCCGCGGTGGTTTAGCAGCTGTTTTAAATGAGTGGGCTCTTAGTTCAAACGTCTGTATAGAAGTAGAGGAAGAAAAACTTCCCGTATGTGATGAAGTTCAGGGAATATGCGAAATGCTTGGTTTTGAAGCGTATGACTTTGCAAATGAGGGAACTTTTATTTTATCTGTAAGTAAAGATGACGTAGAGAAGGTCTTAGATGTTTTAAAAGAGTTTGACTTTAGTTCAAACGCGACATATATAGGTAGCGTTACCAATGAAAAACCAAAAAAAGTCATACTCCATTCAGCATGGGGAAGTCGTCGTTACCTAGAGTTACCAAAAGGCGAACTACTCCCGAGGATTTGTTAA
- the hypA gene encoding hydrogenase maturation nickel metallochaperone HypA codes for MHEYSIVQALIEQCEDHVRENDAIKVTKVVIKIGKMSGVEPHLLETAFETFKENGVCDGAAFIMNIQPLTIECNKCSLTTELTDIYYRCPECESLDVKVIDGEDMYLMQLELE; via the coding sequence ATGCATGAGTACTCTATAGTTCAAGCTCTCATAGAACAGTGTGAGGATCATGTTAGAGAAAATGATGCTATCAAAGTCACTAAGGTTGTCATTAAAATTGGAAAAATGAGCGGAGTTGAGCCCCATCTTTTAGAGACGGCGTTTGAGACCTTTAAAGAAAATGGCGTTTGTGATGGCGCTGCGTTTATTATGAATATACAGCCACTAACAATAGAATGTAATAAGTGCAGTCTTACAACAGAACTTACAGATATTTACTACCGTTGTCCAGAGTGTGAGAGTCTCGATGTAAAAGTTATAGATGGCGAAGATATGTATTTAATGCAATTAGAGTTAGAATAA